The following are encoded together in the Peromyscus leucopus breed LL Stock chromosome 1, UCI_PerLeu_2.1, whole genome shotgun sequence genome:
- the Pfdn4 gene encoding prefoldin subunit 4 isoform X2 — MAATMKKAKHLQNLEDACDDIMLADDDCLMIPYQIGDVFISHSQEETQEMLEEAKKTLQEEIDALESRVASIQRVLADLKVQLYAKFGSNINLEADES; from the exons ATGGCGGCCACCATGAAGAAGGCG AAACACCTCCAGAATTTAGAAGATGCTTGCGATGACATCATGCTAGCAGATGACGACTGCTTAATGATCCCGTACCAGATCGGAGATGTTTTCATTAGCCACTCTCAAGAAGAAACTCAGGAAATGTTAGAAGAAGCAAAG AAAACTTTGCAAGAAGAGATTGATGCCTTAGAATCCAGAGTGGCGTCCATCCAGCGGGTATTAGCCGACTTGAAAGTACAGTTATACGCAAAATTTGGCAGCAACATAAACCTTGAGGCGGATGAAAGCTAA
- the Pfdn4 gene encoding prefoldin subunit 4 isoform X1: MAATMKKAAAEDVNVTFEDQQKINKFARNTSRITELKEEIEVKKKHLQNLEDACDDIMLADDDCLMIPYQIGDVFISHSQEETQEMLEEAKKTLQEEIDALESRVASIQRVLADLKVQLYAKFGSNINLEADES, encoded by the exons ATGGCGGCCACCATGAAGAAGGCG GCTGCAGAAGATGTCAATGTTACTTTCGAAGAtcagcaaaaaataaacaaatttgctCGAAATACGAGTCGAATCACAGAGCTAAAGGAGGAAATAGAAGTGAAGAAG AAACACCTCCAGAATTTAGAAGATGCTTGCGATGACATCATGCTAGCAGATGACGACTGCTTAATGATCCCGTACCAGATCGGAGATGTTTTCATTAGCCACTCTCAAGAAGAAACTCAGGAAATGTTAGAAGAAGCAAAG AAAACTTTGCAAGAAGAGATTGATGCCTTAGAATCCAGAGTGGCGTCCATCCAGCGGGTATTAGCCGACTTGAAAGTACAGTTATACGCAAAATTTGGCAGCAACATAAACCTTGAGGCGGATGAAAGCTAA